In a single window of the Drosophila albomicans strain 15112-1751.03 chromosome 3, ASM965048v2, whole genome shotgun sequence genome:
- the LOC117569516 gene encoding uncharacterized protein LOC117569516 — translation MDVTCVCCRCGTLQAAATATLCLPVTGTQNSFHCHCFCCAQPPRMKCFYCNMPRDLGPLESHGACLPDKLHVFVNTEQWPPFSVHTPQPPLIGMVVTLGNGQEMQQLPDNVDDDNEVHEMEETDYIEEEDDFNTMHAIGIVKTELKESAGDVKPRISTKSKWVSIGDIRKWTSCIRCGMVKIKSDGWIKHAQKCGQDPKFASRKFFIYLHTLSWCNTLVNDNFWEQHSNAKNGKCNVCRSSRLNKEPLPYQPKPPTRKNEVSLAKQRRSRILKNRIKRRQTKAADASYFQNSANNNAPMRIVECTSLLQND, via the exons ATGGACGTGACCTGTGTTTGTTGTAGATGTGGAACTCTGCAAGCGGCTGCTACGGCTACTTTATGCCTTCCGGTGACAGGCACTCAAAACTCTTTTCATTGccattgcttttgttgtgctcaGCCTCCGCGAATGAAATGTTTCTACTGCAACATGCCGCGTGATCTTGGACCACTGGAGTCCCATGGCGCTTGTCTACCCGACAAGCTCCATGTGTTTGTCAACACGGAGCAATGGCCACCGTTTTCAGTTCACACACCACAGCCACCACTTATTGGCATGGTTGTCACCCTTGGCAATGGACAGGAAATGCAGCAGTTACCTGATAACGTTGATGACGATAATGAAGTCCATGAAATGGAAGAAACTGATTACATCGAGGAGGAAGATGACTTTAACACAATGCATGCCATTGGAATAGTGAAAACTGAATTAAAAGAATCGGCTGGGGATGTGAAACCCCGTATATCAACCAAATCGAAATGGGTGTCCATTGGTGACATACGCAAGTGGACGAGTTGCATTCGCTGTGGCATGGTGAAAATCAAATCGGATGGTTGGATTAAACATGCACAAAAGTGTGGACAGGATCCAAAATTTGCAAGTCGCAAATTCTTCATCTATTTGCACACTCTGTCTTGGTGCAACACTTTGGTGAATGACAATTTTTGGGAACAGCACTCCAACGCCAAGAATGGCAAATGCAATGTATGCCGTTCAAG cCGTTTAAACAAAGAGCCGTTGCCATATCAGCCAAAGCCGCCAACACGTAAAAACGAAGTAAGTTTAGCGAAACAGCGGCGATCTCGCATACTAAAGAATCGCATCAAACGAAGACAAACGAAGGCTGCCGATGCGTCATATTTCCAAAATTCAGCTAACAATAATGCCCCGATGCGAATTGTGGAGTGCACTTCGCTCCTGCAAAATGATTAA
- the LOC117569515 gene encoding formylglycine-generating enzyme has product MQQRAVVILLLAALSSCVNGDCGCNKLDRDASSSKGNIQTETEQQQVCQQQARNQNKHYRDYYAELEPEIEGMSLIPGGSLHVGTNEPHFEADNESPERLVKLQDFYIDKYEVSNAQFAKFVKETNYTTEAEVFGDSFLFKTLLTPQQQAELEDYRVVNALWWYKVSGVNWHTPHGIDSNLNGLEQHPVVHVSWRDAVAYCKWMGKRLPSEAEWEVACRGGKQRKLFPWGNKLMPKEKHWLNIWQGEFPDGNTVDDGHEFTCAVNEFRQNNYDLYNMVGNVWEWTSDLWRSDDKSDAPNRVKKGGSYLCHKSYCFRYRCAARSQNTEDSSAGNLGFRCAKNA; this is encoded by the exons ATGCAACAACGAGCAGttgtcattttattattggcaGCTTTGAGCAGCTGTGTCAATGGTGACTGTGGATGCAATAAACTGGACAGGGATGCGTCTTCATCGAAAGGAAACATCCAAACGGAgactgagcagcagcaggtttgccagcagcaagctcgcaatcaaaacaaacactATCGCGACTATTATGCGGAACTCGAGCCGGAGATTGAGGGCATGTCACTGATCCCAGGTGGCAGTCTGCATGTTGGCACCAATGAGCCACATTTTGAGGCGGACAACGAATCTCCAGAACGTCTTGTTAAACTGCAAGATTTTTACATAGACAAATATGAAGTGTCCAATGCGCAGTTTGCCAAATTTGTGAAAGAAACTAACTATACAACAGAAGCCGAAGTTTTTGGTGATAGTTTTCTGTTCAAGACACTGCTGACGCCACAGCAACAAGCGGAGCTCGAGGATTACCGAGTGGTCAACGCGCTCTGGTGGTACAAAGTAAGTGGAGTTAATTGGCACACACCCCACGGAATCGATAGTAATTTAAATG GTTTGGAACAGCATCCGGTAGTACATGTTTCTTGGCGAGATGCAGTCGCCTATTGCAAGTGGATGGGCAAACGATTGCCCAGTGAGGCAGAATGGGAAGTCGCCTGTCGAGGAGGCAAACAGCGCAAACTCTTCCCATGGGGCAACAAACTAATGCCCAAGGAAAAGCACTGGCTAAACATTTGGCAGGGCGAGTTCCCCGACGGCAACACAGTGGATGATGGTCATGAATTTACATGTGCAGTTAACGAATTTCGTCAGAACAACTATGATCTTTACAACATGGTGGGCAATGTTTGGGAATGGACGTCGGATCTGTGGAGGTCGGACGATAAAAGCGATGCGCCAAATCGTGTAAAAAAGGGTGGCTCATATCTGTGTCACAAATCGTATTGCTTTCGTTATCGCTGTGCAGCACGTTCCCAAAATACCGAAGACAGTTCAGCTGGCAATTTGGGATTTCGATGTGCGAAAAATGCatga
- the LOC117567520 gene encoding dual specificity protein phosphatase 19, whose translation MILLYELQKRLANLRPTTTIVTTPTGARYVERRKSSGSEDNSAEQQLEARQYGFVVDTKPDAVPACILSEFMYLGSQDAVSAENAVKYKLTHILSVGIETPNVELLPSTVKCKHLPCLDLPETDLLQYVLPVAIDFIEEAHAAKGCVLVHCNAGVSRSASVVIGYLMQRRDMRFEEAYHLVKSWRPCIKPNAGFMQQLKKFPRTSAK comes from the coding sequence ATGATACTACTGTATGAACTACAGAAGCGTTTGGCCAATCTGCGGCCCACCACCACAATTGTGACCACTCCCACCGGCGCTCGATACGTGGAGCGACGCAAATCCTCGGGCAGCGAAGACAATAGTGCCGAACAGCAATTGGAGGCACGTCAATATGGCTTCGTTGTGGACACTAAACCCGACGCTGTGCCCGCCTGCATATTGAGCGAATTTATGTATTTGGGCTCCCAGGATGCAGTGTCCGCTGAGAATGCAGTCAAATACAAGCTGACGCACATCTTGAGTGTGGGCATCGAAACACCCAATGTTGAGTTATTACCCTCAACAGTCAAGTGCAAGCATTTGCCATGTCTAGATTTGCCGGAGACAGATCTGTTGCAATATGTGCTGCCCGTTGCCATAGATTTTATCGAGGAAGCGCATGCAGCTAAGGGATGCGTCTTGGTACATTGCAATGCAGGAGTTTCGCGTTCCGCCTCCGTTGTCATTGGTTATCTAATGCAGCGGCGTGACATGCGTTTTGAGGAAGCCTACCATCTGGTCAAATCGTGGCGGCCTTGTATAAAGCCGAATGCTGGATTCATGCAGCAGTTAAAGAAATTTCCTAGAACGTCAGCCAAATAG
- the LOC117567516 gene encoding tRNA pseudouridine synthase-like 1, with protein MHRYLLNISYIGTTFRGIQKTVNKAEQPRLDTNTVQGALELALRVFRPTNEIQTVLSSRTDAGVHALHSTIHVDLERSDGKPYDTTTLTGVLNRTLDKHNLPIRVLSTLRVADTFHCRYHAIGRTYLYRVAVAKNPTEVTEEETSKRSSLKNKGYEVFLPVDELDRCYFLQSENFNVEQLRETARMFVGVHDFRTFMSTSRQKTPSRDHPMFTVRKIDEINIRPGRSLALAQNGVLATETYDYWDIEIKARSFLYKQVRRIVGTLLAVANGRIDRRVVYQMLTIPSKHNWDHRVLVAPACGLYLCGVHYRETAFELPDHTKSQ; from the exons ATGCATAGGTATTTGTTGAACATTTCTTACATTGGCACGACTTTTCG TGGCATTCAAAAGACGGTAAACAAAGCGGAGCAACCCCGTCTGGATACAAATACCGTGCAAGGTGCCTTGGAGTTGGCGTTGCGCGTTTTTCGCCCTACCAACGAAATTCAAACGGTGCTCTCCAGTCG CACAGATGCGGGCGTTCATGCCCTGCACTCGACCATTCATGTGGATTTGGAACGCAGTGATGGCAAACCCTATGATACGACGACATTGACTGGAGTGCTGAATCGAACGCTGGACAAGCACAACTTGCCCATTCGTGTATTGAGTACTCTCCGCGTGGCAGACACATTTCACTGCAGATATCACGCAATTGGTCGCACCTATCTGTACCGTGTGGCGGTGGCCAAGAATCCCACAGAGGTAACAGAGGAAGAAACGAGTAAACGAAGCAGTCTTAAGAACAAGGGCTACGAAGTCTTCCTGCCCGTGGATGAGCTTGATCGTTGCTATTTTCTACA AAGCGAGAACTTCAATGTAGAGCAATTAAGGGAGACAGCTCGCATGTTCGTCGGTGTCCACGATTTTCGTACCTTTATGAGCACCAGCCGACAAAAGACTCCTAGTCGCGACCATCCCATGTTTACAGTTCGCAAAATCGATGAGATCAACATACGTCCAGGTCGAAGTTTAGCACTTGCACAAAACGGTGTCTTGGCAACTGAGACCTACGACTATTGGGATATAGAGATTAAGGCCAGGTCATTTCTGTACAAGCAAGTTCGTCGCATAGTGGGCACGTTGCTTGCCGTTGCCAACGGACGCATCGATCGGCGTGTCGTCTATCAAATGCTAACGATTCCCTCCAAGCACAACTGGGATCATCGTGTGCTCGTTGCACCCGCTTGTGGCCTTTATTTGTGCGGTGTGCATTATAGGGAAACGGCATTTGAGTTGCCTGATCATACGAAGAGTCAATAA
- the LOC117567517 gene encoding mitochondrial carrier homolog 2 produces MAGFSDYSRNEETEVNGWIRFGLRLGVSAALHPFEYSKTLIQIGYEPISARPGKSLLGKPVMLLPNIFQYAGHIRKIDGFYGCYRGLAPKLAGSVLSMVVSERVAEKLGLAYQDDKDESELTEEESYVQFKYNLKRDIVLTVSGIVVAHPFHVISLRMMAQFIGRETLYNSILGSVAEIWNNEGVLGFFAGLIPKLLCDVAGLVLSSSTVFVINKYLIKDKVARQYNAGFTQFAFSSLLYPLQVVSTCSAVSGSRLMAGQPPIMPKYANWVDCWNDLQTRRELKRGSSLFWRSQAAYTSAVPTSFAPLPVLSRYQ; encoded by the exons ATGGCCGGCTTCTCAGACTATTCGAGAAATGAGGAAACAGAGGTTAATGGCTGGATTCGGTTTGGATTGCGTCTTGGTGTTAGTGCTGCACTGCATCCTTTTGAATACTCAAAGACTCTGATACAGATTGGTTACGAACCCATCTCTGCAAGACCTGGCAAGTCGCTGCTTGGCAAACCTGTTATGCTCTTGCCCAACATTTTTCAGTACG CTGGTCACATTCGCAAAATCGATGGATTCTATGGCTGCTATCGTGGCTTAGCACCCAAACTCGCTGGCTCTGTGCTTAGCATGGTAGTTAGCGAACGCGTTGCTGAGAAACTGGGGCTCGCCTATCAGGATGACAAGGACGAATCCGAGTTGACCGAAGAGGAGAG CTATGTACAGTTCAAGTACAATCTGAAGCGCGACATTGTGTTGACCGTCAGTGGCATTGTTGTCGCACATCCGTTCCATGTGATTTCCCTACGCATGATGGCTCAGTTTATCGGGCGTGAGACACTGTACAACTCCATACTGGGCTCAGTGGCCGAAATCTGGAATAACGAAGGTGTGCTTGGTTTCTTTGCCGGTCTAATCCCCAAGCTGCTGTGCGATGTCGCCGGTCTGGTGCTGTCTAGCTCCACGGTATTCGTTATCAACAAATATCTGATCAAGGACAAGGTTGCCAGGCAATACAATGCGGGCTTTACGCAATTTGCCTTCTCCAGTCTGCTATATCCACTGCAAGTGGTCTCCACATGCTCGGCTGTGAGTGGCTCACGTCTGATGGCCGGACAACCACCGATTATGCCCAAGTATGCCAATTGGGTGGACTGCTGGAATGATTTGCAGACGCGCAGGGAACTCAAGCGTGGCAGTTCGCTCTTCTGGCG TTCGCAAGCAGCTTACACATCAGCAGTACCCACATCCTTTGCACCGTTGCCAGTGCTGTCCCGTTATCAGTAG